The sequence below is a genomic window from Alkalidesulfovibrio alkalitolerans DSM 16529.
GACCCGAGCAAGTGCGATGGCTGCAAGGGCGGTGAGAAGACCGCCTGCATGTACATCTGCCCGAACGACCTGATGATTCTCGATCCCGAGGAGATGAAGGCGTTCAACCAGGAGCCCGAGGCGTGCTGGGAGTGCTACTCCTGCGTGAAGATCTGCCCGCAGGGCGCCATCGGCGCTCGTCCCTACGGCGACTTCGCGCCCATGGGCGGCACCTCGATCCCGATGCGCGGCGCTGAAGACATCATGTGGACCGTTAAGTTCCGCAATGGCAACGTCAAGCGCTTCAAGTTCCCCATCCGCACCACCCCCGAGGGTTCGATCAAGCCCTACGACGGCAAGCCCGAGCCGGGCGACATCGACAGCGAACTGCTCTTCACCGAGACCTCGCTGCCGACGCCCAAGGAAGTCCTGAACAAGAAGTTCGAGGTCACCGACGTCGACGCCACCCAGTGCTGGTTCGACCTTCCCTGCGAAGGCGGAAACCGCGCCTAGGGCAGTTTGGCTGATCACGGGTTTGGATCACAGGAAAAACTGAAGCAGACTGACAGATAGGAGACACATCATGCCCAAGATTCCTGTCAAGATTGCTCCCCAGGGCGTGCCCGTTGGGGATCCGGAAATCATCGAGAAGGACGTTGACATCCTCATGGTTGGTGGCGGCATGGGCACCTGCGGCGCGGCTTTCGAAGCCGTCCGCTGGGCCGACAAGTACGCCCCCGACCTGAAGATCATGCTGGTCGACAAGGCCTCTCTGGAGCGCTCCGGCGCGGTTGCCCAGGGCCTGTCGGCCATCAACACCTACCTCGGCAAGAACGCCCCCGACGACTACGTCCGCATGGTCCGCACCGACCTGATGGGCCTCGTGCGCGAAGACCTGATCTACGATCTCGGTCGTCACGTCGACGACTCCGTGCACCTCTTCGAGGAATGGGGCCTGCCCTGCTGGATCAAGGAAGGCGACCACAACCTCGACGGCAGCCAGGCCGTGAAGAAGGGCAAGTCTCTGCGCAACGGCGACGAGCCCGTCCGCTCCGGCCGTTGGCAGATCATGATCAACGGTGAGTCCTACAAGTGCATCGTGGCCGAGGCCGCGAAGAACGCCCTGGGCCAGGACCGTTACATGGAGCGTGTCTTCATCGTGAAGCTGCTCCTGGACGCCAACCAGCCCAACCGCATCGCGGGCGCCGTCGGCTTCTCCACCCGCGAGAACAAAGTGTACGTCTTCAAGGCCAACACCATCCTGGTGGCCTGCGGCGGCGCGGTGAACGTGTACCGTCCCCGCTCCACCGGTGAAGGCATGGGCCGCGCCTGGTATCCCGTCTGGAACGCCGGTTCGACCTACACCATGTGTGCCGAGGTCGGCGCCGAGATGACCATGATGGAAAACCGCTTCGTGCCCGCCCGCTTCAAGGACGGTTACGGCCCGGTCGGCGCTTGGTTCCTGCTCTTCAAAGCCAAGGCCACCAACTACAAGGGCGAGGACTACTGCGCCACCAACCGCGCCATGCTCAAGCCCTACGAGGAGCGCGGCTACGCCCAGGGTCACATCATCCCCACCTGCCTGCGCAACCACATGATGCTGCGTGAAATGCGCGAAGGTCGCGGCCCCATCTTCATGGACACCGCCACCGCGCTGCAGACCACCTTCGCCAAGCTGACCCCCGAGCAGCAGAAGCACCTCGAGTCCGAGGCTTGGGAAGACTTCCTCGACATGTGCGTCGGCCAGGCCAACCTGTGGGCCTGCATGAACATCGAGCCCGAGAAGTCCGGCTCCGAGATCATGCCCACCGAGCCGTACCTGCTCGGCTCCCACTCCGGCTGCTGCGGCATCTGGGTCTCCGGTCCGGACGAGTCCTGGGTTCCCGAGGACTACAAGGTCAAGGCCGACGACGGCAAGGTTTACAACCGTATGACCACGGTCAACGGCCTGTTCACCTGCGCTGACGGCGTTGGCGCCTCGGGCCACAAGTTCTCCTCCGGTTCGCACGCCGAGGGTCGTATCTGCGGCAAGCAGATGGTCCGCTGGTGCCTGAACCACAAGGACTACAAGCCCGCGCTGAAGAAGTCCGCGGCCGAACTGGCCAAGGAAATCTACGCTCCGGTCGAGAACTACAAGGCTGGCGTCGCCGCCTCCACCGACCCGATCGTGAACCCGAACTACATCACTCCCAAGAACTTCATGATGCGCCTCATCAAGTGCTCGGACGAGTACGGCGGCGGCGTCGGCACCCTGTACGTGACCTCCGCCTCCCTGCTGGAGCACGGCTTCAAGCTTCTCGACATGCTCGAGGAAGACTCCAAGAAGCTGGCCGCCCGTGACCTGCACGAACTGATGCGCTGCTGGGAGCAGTTCCACCGCCTCTGGACCGTGCGCCTGCACATGCAGCACATCCACTTCCGTCAAGAGTCCCGTTACCCCGGCTTCTTCTACCGCGGTGACTTCATGGGCCTGGACGACTCCAAGTGGAAGTGCTTCGTCAACTCCAAGTACGACCCCGAGAAGGGCGAGACCAAGCTCTTCAAGAAGCCGTACTGGCAGGTCATCCCGAACCCGATGCATCCGTAAGGGTTCTCTGGGGGGCCGCGGGCGACCCGCGGCCCCCTTTTTCCGTTAGGGGGGCGTTGCTCTCGCTTTGTGGTCTGAGTAAAAGCCGCGATCAAGGCTTGCGGTTTTTTTTCAGGCCATACGAGCTAGCCCGAAATATGTTGAGGGAGGAGTGCACATGGCGAACACAAGCATCCTGGTTGTCGGAGGCGGATTCAGCGGTCTCACGGCCGCGCTCGAAGCCGCTGAAGTCGGCCACGAGGTCTTCATCGTCGAGAAGAGTCCCTTCTTGGGAGGCCGCGTGGCGCAGCTGAACAAGTATTTTCCCAAGCTGTGCCCCCCTTCCTGTGGTCTCGAAATCCAGTTCCAGAGGGTGAAGAGCAACCCCCTGGTCAAGGTCTTCACTCTGGCCGAGGTCGTCTCGGTGTCTGGCAAGGCCGGTAACTACGAGGTCACGATCAAGCTCACGCCGCGTCATGTGAAGCCCGGCAACTACGATTTCAGCGAGGAGGCCAGGGCCCTGTCCAAAGACGTGCCGAGCGAGTTCGAACTCGGCATGGGCACGCGCAAGGCGCTGCACCTGGACATGCCCTTCGCTTATCCGGCGCGCTGGACGCTCGACAAGGGGGCGCTGACCGAGGCCGAGGCCAAAAAGCTGGCCGAGAACCCGGTCGTGGACCTTGACGAGAAGGAGAAGACCATCACTCTGAGCGTCGGAGCCATCGTCTACGCCACGGGTTGGAAGCCCTATGACGTGACAAAACTCTCGAATCTCGGGGCGGGCATGGTCCCCAACGTGGTTTCGAACATGCAGTTCGAGCGTCTGAGCGCGCCGTGCGGCCCCACCAACGGCAAAATCGTCCGGCCGACGGACGGCGCGGCGCCCAAGCGCATCGCCTTCGTGCAGTGTGCCGGATCGCGCGACGAGAACCACCTGAACTACTGCTCGTACATCTGCTGCATGGCCTCGCTCAAGCAGGCCGCCTACATCCGCGAGCAGTACCCCGAGGCCAGCGTGGTCATCTACTACATCGACCTGCGCACGCCCGGCCGCTACGACACGTTCAAGGACCGCATCCTGGCCGATCCCAAGATCAAGCCGGTCAAGGGCAAGGTGGCCAAGATCGAGGCCTCGGGCCAGAACGTGAAGGTCACCGTGGAAGACGCCGTCACCGGCATCAAGGGCGAGGACGTCTTCGATCTGGTGGTGCTGGCCACGGGCATGCAGCCCTCGCTGTCCGGCGAGCGTCTGCCCGCCGGCATTCAGGTTGACGCCGACGGTTTCCTCGTCGGCGGCGAGGACAAGGGCATTTTCGCCGCAGGCTGCGCCAAGCTGCCCCTGGACGTCATGAAGTCGGCCCAGTCCGCTACCGGCGCGGCGCTCCAAGCGATTCAAACGGTGAAGGGGAGGTAAGCTGACATGGCCGAGAAGATCGGTGTCTACATAGACGAATCCTGCCTGGGCCCGGTGCTTGATGCCGGGCAACTGGCCGAGTTCGTGAAGGGTCGCTTCTCCAAGGAAGTCTCCTTGGTGCGGACCCACCCTCGCCTGAACTCCGAGGACGGCCGGGCGCTCATCCAGGCCGATATCGACGAAGGCGCGCTCGGCGCTGTCTGTATCGTCTCGACGTCGCCCCGCTACGATTCCGACATCTTCACCTTCACGGGCGACGTGTTGGTGGAGCGCGTCAACTTCCGCGAGTTCGTGGCCAAGGGCTACAAGAATCCCGACGGAACCACGCTCAAGGCCGGCGACGCGCTGACCGACGAGCTTCGGCTGCTGGCCGAGGACTATCTCAAGATGGGCGTGCTCAAACTGACCAAGATGACCGCTCCCACCCCCGAGATCCCCGACGGCGTCCGCACCGTCCTGGTGCTCGGCGGCGGCTGGACCGGCCTCAACGCGGCCTTGGCCGCGGCCACGGCCGGCTATGACGTCGTCCTGGTCGAGAAGGAATCCCAGCTCGGCGGCAAGGCGCTCAACCTCTTCAAGTCCTTCCCGCTCGCCGCGCCCTGGACACAGACCGAGGACACGGGCATCGACAAGCTCGTGCAGGCCGTGCAGTCCAACGCCAAGATCAGCGTGAAGCTCGGCGTCACCCTGGAGAAGCTCGACGGCGCGCCCGGTCTGTACACCGCCACGGTGGGCGGCGAGGATATCCCCGTCGGCTCCGTGGTCCTGGCCACCGGCTGGGAGCCGCAGAAGACCGAGTATCTTGCGCCGCTTGGCTACGGCAAGTTCAAGAACGTGGTCACCACGGCCGAGTTCGAGAAACTGGCCAAGAAGGGCCTCACTGCCAAGCGCGTGGCCTTCATCGCCGACGTTTCGGTGTGCATCGAGGAGGGCCTGAAGGCCGAGGCCGCCAAGGCCGAAGCCGAAGCCGCCGCCGCTGCCGAGGCCGAGGGCAAGGAGAAGCAAGAGGGCGCTGAAGAGGTCTTCGTCTTCAAGAATCTCGAATCCTGCCGCCACCTTGCGTTCAGCTCCGAGCTCAATTCGCTCGTGGCCCTCAAGCAGGCCGGATACGTGGCCGACAGCGCGTCCGACGCCATCGGCTTCGTCTTCTACGACCACATGATGGTTCCCGGCATCAACGAGCGCTACTACAAGGCCGCCCAGGACAAGCCCGGCGTGATGCTCACCAAGGGCTTCATCTCCGGCATCCGCGAGGAAGGGGCAAAGCTCGTCCTGCTGGCCCGCGACACGCTGCTTGGCGAGACCATCGAGATCGACGTGGACATGATCGTCCTGCCCACGGGCATCGTGCCCACCACGGCGCACGGTCCGGTGATGAACTTCACCTACCGCCAGGGCCCGGCCTTTCCCGACCTCGAACTCTTCAGCGGTTTCGCGGACTCCAACTACATCTGCTTCCCCTACGAGACGAGGCGCACCGGCGTGTACGCCGCGGGCTGCGTGCGGCAGCCCATGAGCATGGCCATGGCGCGCGACGATGCCCAGGGGGCTGTGCTCAAGGCCATCCAGTGCATCAGCTCGCTCAACCGGGGCGTGTCCGTGCACCCGCGTTCGGGCGACGCCTCCTACCCCAAGTTCAACTTCACGCGGTGCACGCAGTGCAAGCGCTGCACCGAGGAATGCCCCTTCGGCGCGCTGGACGACGATCCCAAGGGCACGCCGATGCCCAACCCCACGCGTTGCCGTCGTTGCGGCACCTGCATGGGCGCTTGCCCCGAGCGCGTCATCAGTTTTGACAACTACAACGTCGACATGATCGGCACCATGATCAAGGCCGTCGAGGTTCCGCCCAAAATCAACGAGGGCGGCCCGCGCGCGATCATCCTGGCCTGCGAGAACGACGCCTATCCGGCCATCGACATCGCGGCCATGCGCGGCCATCCGTGGAGCCCCTACGTGCGCATCATTCCGGTCCGTTGCCTGGGATCGGTGAACACCATCTGGATCGCCGATGCCATGTCCAAGGGCACGGACGGCGTGCTGCTCCTCGGCTGCAAGTACGGCGAGGACTACCAGTGCCACTTCGTCAAGGGTTCCGAGCTGTGCAGCCGCCGCATGGTCAACGTCGCCGAGTCGCTGAATCGTCTCGGTGTCGAGCCGGAGCGCGTGCTGCAGAAGCAGGTGGCCATCGATGAGTACGACCAGGTGCCGCACATCATCGATGATTTCATGAACTACATCCTGAAGCTCGGCCCCAACCCGTTCAAGGGATACTAGGCCATAAGGGAGGACGAATTCATGTCGAACCCGGTCCGCATCCAACCCGACCTGCAGTTCGTCAAGGACCTGCAGCAGGTGGGGGGCGACACGCTCAAGCGCTGCTATCAGTGCGCTACGTGCTCGGTCGCCTGTCCCATCTCGCCCGCCGTGAATCCCTATCCCCGAAAGGAGATGATCTGGGCGCAGTGGGGTCTGAAGGACAAACTCGTCAACGACATCGACATCTGGCTGTGCCACAACTGCGGCACCTGCTCGGATCTGTGCCCGCGCGGCGCCAAGCCTGGCGATCTTCTGGCCGCGCTACGCAACATGGCCTACCGCAAGGTGGCTGAACCCACGATCATCGGTGAGTGGATGAGCAAGCCCAAGCACCTGCCGTTGCTCATCGCCATCCCGGCGATCATTTGGCTGGTCGTGTGGATCATCCGCGCGGGCATGCTCGGGAGCTTCTTCCCCATGTTCGAGCCTGCGGCCGACGGACACGGCTGGCAAGTGGTGGCTGAAGGCGGCAAGGTGATCTACGGCGGTCTCTTCCCCGGCGATTTCACCATCGACCCGATCTTCATGGCCACTTTCTTCGCCATGGTTTTCGTCTTCTACCGAAGCGTGAAGAAGCTCATCACTTCCTTCGACGTGCCCAAGACGTTCGTGCTTTCGGGCGAGAAGAATCCATCCATGTTCGAGGCGTTCAAGGCGACCATCGCCTGCGAAATCGCCACCCACACCAAGTGGAAGAAATGCGGCGATGATACCGAAGCCGACAAGCAGAAGTTCATGGGGCACTTCACCCTGTTCTATGCCTTCATCGCCCTGATGATCGTCACCGGCACCATCGCTGCCACCCACTGGGGCAGCAATTTCCTGCGCTGGTTCACGGGTCTTGAGCTAGGCATCCTGAAGTTCTTCGGCCATACACCGCTGAACCTGTGGAACCCGCTCAAGCTCCTGGCCATCTTTGGCGCGGTGCTTTTCGTCTACGGACTGGCCAAGCTGACCGCCCGTCGCATGCGCCAGGACACCTCCAAGCACGGCTCCTCTTGGTACGATTGGTATCTGTTGGGCATCATCTGGGTCGTCGGCCTGTCCGGCATCTTCTGCATGCTGCTCAGGCTCGCCAACACGCCCACCCTGGCCTATCCCATGTACTTCGTGCATCTGGTCTCGGTGTGGATGCTCTTCGCCTATCTGCCCTGGTCCAAGCTTGGGCATTTGGTATATAGGACCGCGGCCCTGACGTACGCCCGTCACGTCGGCCGTATCCCCATGGAAACCAAAGAGGAAAAGACTTTTGTCCTCTAAGTGATTGAAGACAAGGGAGGATCTATCATGGCTGAAGCGCGCAAGACTTTCCCGATGAGCACCTTCGCCGCCTACATCAAGGGTGTGGGCAAGGAAGGCCAGAAGCAGAACATCACTGAACTGCTCGCATTCATGACCGGCTCCGACGTCGATGCCGAGGCAGAGCCCTTCGCCGCCGCCCTGGCCAAGGCCTGGATTTACGAGCAGCATCCCGAACTGGCCAAAATGGCTGGCGGCCAAGTGCAGGCCCTTGGCGACACCGTATCCGTGCTCGAACTGCCCGAGGGCGTGAAGACCGAAGTGGCCGCGATTTTCGCGAAGCTTGGCGAATACCGCAAGACCATCGCGGATCAGAAGGGCAAGATCGCCGACCTGGAAAAGAAGCTGGCCGAGACCGAGGGCAAGCTTTCCGAGACCAGCAAGGCCATGGCCGACTTCAAGGGCAAGTACGAGGCTCTTGAGGCGTCGGGCAAGGGGGCCGGTGAGAAGGTCATCATCGCCGCCGAGGAGAAAGTCACGGCCCTCAACGCCCAGTTGGGCGATCTGGCCGCCGAGATCGAGAAGGCCAAGACCGGCATCATCGCCATCCTGAAGGCCGCTCCCGCCGCGGGAGGCGTCGCTGCCGCCGATGCGCCCGCTGGCGCCGGCGCTCCGGAAGTGGGTGGCGAGCCAGAGGCAGATTTTGGCTTCGGTTCCGACCCCTTCGCGGACAGCAAGTGGTAGTCCCGCATTGACGGATTTGTCATCCCAAACCCGGTCGACTTCGCGTCGGCCGGGTTTTTTGCTTTCGTCGCTCCGCGAAGCTTGTTCGGGCGCAAACCCGGCGCGCTCGCGCGAAGCGAACATTCTTCTGTTTGCGCGCAAGGGGCCCGGCGACACGGTCTGGACGGGGTGTCTTTGCTGACAATTGTGTCAAATCCATGCGCTTGATTTCGTTCATCGTTTCGTTGTAAGCAATCCGCCACTATGGGACATTTGCGCTTAACCGACGTGTGTGTTCGTTTCGGCGGGCTGCAGGCCCTTGCGAACGTTTCCTTCGAGCTTCGGCCTGGCGAGATCATGGCCCTCATCGGTCCCAACGGCGCGGGCAAGACCACGCTTTTCAACGTCATCACCGGTGTGTATCGAGTCTCGGACGGAGACGTCACCTATGGCGACGTGAGCCTGATCGGCCTGCGGCCGCACAGGATATTGTCTTTGGGCATCGCCCGAACCTTTCAAAACATTCGTCTCTTCACCGCCATGACCGCCCTCGAAAACGTCATGGTCGCCCAGCATTGCCGGTCGCGTTCCGGCGTCTTCTCCGCCGTGCTCAGACCGCGCTCGCAGCGCGAAGAGGAGCGGCGGATCATCGACAAGGCCCAGGCCGCGCTCGATTTCGTCGGCATGGGCGACATGACGGACGTCGTGGCCCGAAATCTTCCCTACGGCTTGCAGCGCCGACTCGAAATCGCCCGCGCCTTGGGCAGCGAACCGCAGACGATTCTGCTCGATGAGCCCGCCGCCGGTCTCAACCCGTCGGAGAGCAGGGACCTCATGGAGCTCATCACGCGCATCGCCGATTCCGGCATCAACGTGCTCATGGTCGAGCATGACATGAAAGTCGTCATGGGCATCAGCCACCGTGTGGCCGTTCTGGATCACGGCGTCTTGATCTGCCAGGGGCGGCCCGACGAGGTGCAGTGCGACCCCAAGGTCATCGAGGCGTATCTGGGCCAGTAAACTCAACCGTTGGAGGGTGATGGAATGAACAGGAATGTGGTGCGGATTCTCGTGGTCGCGATGGCGCTCGTGCTTGCCAGCGGCCCGGCCCTTGCGGCCAAGCTCAAGATCGGCAGCCTTTCTCCGCTGACCGGCCCCTATGCTGCGGACGGCAACGACATCGCCAACGGCGTGCGCGCGGCCATCGCGGCCATCGAGAAGGAAGGCGGCATCCCCGGGTTCGACGGCATCGAACTGATGGCCGAGGACAGCGCCTGCGATCCCAAGCAGGCTGTGGCCGCCGCCAACAAGCTTCTTTCCGCCAAGGTTGCGGGCGTGATCGGCGCGTACTGCTCCAGCGCCACCATCCCGGCTTCCGACGTCCTCTCCGAGGACGACATCCCCATGCTGACCCCGGCCTCGACCAACGAAAAGGTCACCGAGCGCGGTCTCAAGCACATGTATCGCGTCTGCGGCCGTGACGATGACCAGAGTGTGGTCGCCGTGCAGTTCATGACCGACTACCTCAAGGGTAAGAGCGTCTACATCGTGGACGACAAGACCACCTACTCCCAGGGGCTGGCCGACAACGTCAAGAAGCTGGCCGCCGAAAAGGGCCTCAAGGTCATCGCCCACGACCACGTGAACCAGGGCGACCGCGACTTCTCGGCCGTGCTGACCAAGATCAAGGCCGCCAACCCCGACGTCTTCTACATGAGCCTGCAAAACTCCTCCTCGGGCGCCCTGATGCTCATCCAGGCCCGCCGTATGGGCATCAACGCCGCGATCATCGGCCAGGATGCCGTGTACCACCCGCAGCTCATGGAGATCGCCAAGGCCGACGCCGAGGGCGTGTTCCTGACCTTCGGCTTCATCGACGAGTCCACCGAGGCCTACCAGAAATTCCTCGCGGCCTACGCCCCCTACGGCACACCCGGCGCGTACTCCGGCTACGCCTACGACTCCGCCACCGTGCTGCTCAAGGCCATCAAGGACGCGGGCAGCACCAAGCCCGACGACATCCGCGCTGCGATCATGAAGATGGACTTCCAGGGCGCCTCCAAGCACATCAAGTTCATGGAGAACGGCGACTCCGGCTCCAACTACATCATCCGCATGGTCAAGGACGGCCAGTTCGTGAACTACTGGAATCCGGCCACCGGCCAGACCTACTAGTTGCATTATGGGAGGGCTCCGTGACGGGGCCCTCCGTTTTGTCCGGAACATGTGGCGCTGTCCTGCAGGGCCGCATCCCCGCCGCGCTGGGCGCGACAAACCGAGCGAGCAGACATGGACTTTTTTCTCCAACAGTTCCTGAACGGCCTGACCCTGGGCGGTCTGTACGCGCTCATCGCGCTCGGCTACACCATGGTCTACGGCATCATCCAGCTCATCAACTTCGCCCATGGCGAATTTTTCGCCGCCGGCGGCTACATGGGCGTGATCCTGCTCTCGTGGATGGCATCGCAGGGCATGATCCAGAGCAATCCCTGGTTGTGCATGGGCATCGCCCTGTTCCTGACCATGGGATATTGCGCGCTTCTGGCTATGGCCGTGGAAAAAGTGGCCTACAAGCCTCTTCGTCATTCGAGCCGTCTGGCCGTGCTGCTCTCGGCCCTTGGCATGTCCATCTTTCTGCAAAACGGCCTGATGCTCACCCAGGGCGTGTACGACAAGGCCTACCCCACGGAGCTCGTGTCCGGGCAGGTCGCGTTCGGTGAACTTCAGGTCTCGCTCATGCAGGTCGTGATCCTGTGCACCACGGGACTGTTGCTCATGGCCCTGAACACGCTGGTCTTCAAGACCAACATCGGCAAGGCCATGCGCGCCACGGCGCAGGACAAGACCATGTCCGCGCTGGTCGGCATCAACCCCAACAGGATCATCTCCATGACTTTCGCCATCGGCGCCGGGCTGGCCGCCGCGGCGGGAATCCTGGTGGGCTTCAGCTACGGCTCGGTGCGCTACGACATGGGCTTCGTGCCGGGCATTAAGGCCTTCGCGGCCGCCGTGCTCGGGGGCATCGGCAACATTTCCGGGGCCATGATCGGGGGGCTGATCATCGGCATGGTCGAGGTCATGGCGGCGGCCTACATCCGGGGCGGGACGGAATACAAGGACGTCTTCGCATTCATCATTCTGATCTCGGTGCTCTATTTCATGCCCACCGGCATCATGGGGGAGAACGTCGATGACACCCGCGTCTAACTCCCCCTTCCGCAGGGCATGGTTCATCCTGGCCCTGGCCCTGGCCTGGCTCTTCGTCCTGCTCTGGCCGCTTCTGGGCATCCGGTCGGACGGCTCCTTCACCTTCGCCGAGACCTTCGCGGTCTGGAGCAAGGTCGCGCTGGCCGGTCTTGCGATCCTCGCCATCTGGAAGCTTCGCCACGTCGGGGCGTTCGATTTCCTGCAAAAACCCGTGGCCGTGGCCCGTCAGGCCGTGGACACCGGCTACAACGCACTGCCCAAATGGGTCTGGCTGGGCCTGCTCGGGGCCTTTGCCCTGACCTTTCCCATGTACACCGAGCGCTATGCCCAAGACGTGGCCGTGCTCGTGCTAGTCTACGTCTGCCTGGGGCTCGGCCTGAACGTGGTCGTTGGGTTGTGCGGCCTTCTGGATCTGGGCTACATCGCCTTTTACGGCGTGGGTGCCTACACCTATGCGCTGCTGTCCATCCACTACTCCATGCCGTTTTGGGTCTGCCTGCCCATCGCGGCGGTACTGGCCTCGATTTCTGGCTGCATCATCGGCTTTCCCACGCTGCGTATGCGTGGCGACTATCTGGCCATCGTGACGCTCGGCTTCGGCGAGATCGTGCGCATCATCCTCAATAACTGGATGAGCCTGACTAACGGTCCCAACGGCCTTTTGGGCATCAAGTCGCCCGGCGTGTATGTGCCAACCTTCGTTGACGGAAGCCTGACCTTCGAACACCTGTGGCTGCGCAACCTCCATCTCATCTATTACGTCATCCTCGGCTTGGCGGTATTCACGATCATCGCCGTGAACCGTCTCAACTATTCGCGCATCGGTCGGGCCTGGGAGGCCGTGCGTGAGGATGAGACCGCAGCCGAGGTGATGGGCGTGAACACCTTCCTCATCAAGCTCCTGGCCTACGCCACAGGCGCGGCCTTCGGCGGTCTGGCCGGAGCCTTCTTCGCCGCGCGCATGCGTTTCGTCTCGCCCGAGTCCTTCACCTTCATGGAGTCGATCATGGTCCTGGCCATGGTCGTGCTCGGCGGGCTTGGCAGTATTCCCGGCATCATCCTCGGCGCCATGGCGCTCATTGTGCTGCCCGAAGTCTTCAGAGGCTTCGAGTTGTACCGAATGCTCGCCTTCGGCGGAGCCATGACCCTGATGATGGTCGTGCGTCCGGCCGGACTCATTCCGGCCAAGCGCATGGGCAAACGCGGCGAGGAGGCGGACTAGTCATGGCCGAACCCATCCTCGAACTGGAAAACGTCACGGCCCACTACGGCCGCATCCAAGCCCTCAAGGGGATCTCGCTGCGAATATTCCCTGGCGAGATCGTGACCATCATCGGCGCCAACGGCGCGGGCAAAAGCACCACGCTGATGACCATCTGCGGCGTGCTCAAGGCGAGTTCGGGAGACGTACGCTACCAGGGCGCGAGCATTCGCAACCTGACTTCGGACCGTCTGCCATCCATGGGGCTTTGCCAGGTTCCGGAGGGGCGGCGCATCTTCCCCCGTCTGACCGTGGCCGAGAATCTGGACATGGGCTCCTTCTTCCGCAAGGACAAGGAGAACATCCGCCGCGACAAGGACATGGTCTTCGAACTTTTTCCGGTTCTCAAGGAGCGCCGCCGCCAGGCCGGGGGCACGCTTTCCGGTGGCGAACAGCAGATGCTGGCCATCGGCAGGGCGCTCATGGGCCGCCCCAGGCTGCTTCTGCTCGATGAGCCCTCGCTTGGTCTCGCTCCGCTGATCGTCAAGCAGATCTTCGAAATCATCCGGCGCATCAACGAGGAGAACCAGACGACCATCCTGCTCGTGGAGCAAAACGCCAATCTCGCCCTGCAATTGGCCACGCGTGGCTACGTCATGGAGACGGGGCATGTGGTTATGGAGGACGACGCCCGCTCACTCCTTGGCAATCCGGATATCCGCAAGGCCTATCTGGGCGAATGATCCCTCCTGCGAAGTCGGTGCGCGCGGGCTTGCCCGGATGTCGTTTCGCCGTCGAAGTAGGGCGAATGGGTATTTCATGATTTCGTGGATTGGGGTAGGGTTCGCCTACCCAGGCCGAGATTCGACTACAGGTCCGTGATCGCCACGGACGTTTCAGGGGGTGTATCCGTGTTTCTCGGCGTATGACCAGGGAGCGTTCATGGCTGGCCTTATAAATCCCGCGAAAGAGATCAAAACGCGCATTGGCAAGGCCA
It includes:
- a CDS encoding hydrogenase iron-sulfur subunit, with protein sequence MAEKIGVYIDESCLGPVLDAGQLAEFVKGRFSKEVSLVRTHPRLNSEDGRALIQADIDEGALGAVCIVSTSPRYDSDIFTFTGDVLVERVNFREFVAKGYKNPDGTTLKAGDALTDELRLLAEDYLKMGVLKLTKMTAPTPEIPDGVRTVLVLGGGWTGLNAALAAATAGYDVVLVEKESQLGGKALNLFKSFPLAAPWTQTEDTGIDKLVQAVQSNAKISVKLGVTLEKLDGAPGLYTATVGGEDIPVGSVVLATGWEPQKTEYLAPLGYGKFKNVVTTAEFEKLAKKGLTAKRVAFIADVSVCIEEGLKAEAAKAEAEAAAAAEAEGKEKQEGAEEVFVFKNLESCRHLAFSSELNSLVALKQAGYVADSASDAIGFVFYDHMMVPGINERYYKAAQDKPGVMLTKGFISGIREEGAKLVLLARDTLLGETIEIDVDMIVLPTGIVPTTAHGPVMNFTYRQGPAFPDLELFSGFADSNYICFPYETRRTGVYAAGCVRQPMSMAMARDDAQGAVLKAIQCISSLNRGVSVHPRSGDASYPKFNFTRCTQCKRCTEECPFGALDDDPKGTPMPNPTRCRRCGTCMGACPERVISFDNYNVDMIGTMIKAVEVPPKINEGGPRAIILACENDAYPAIDIAAMRGHPWSPYVRIIPVRCLGSVNTIWIADAMSKGTDGVLLLGCKYGEDYQCHFVKGSELCSRRMVNVAESLNRLGVEPERVLQKQVAIDEYDQVPHIIDDFMNYILKLGPNPFKGY
- a CDS encoding CoB--CoM heterodisulfide reductase iron-sulfur subunit A family protein, with protein sequence MANTSILVVGGGFSGLTAALEAAEVGHEVFIVEKSPFLGGRVAQLNKYFPKLCPPSCGLEIQFQRVKSNPLVKVFTLAEVVSVSGKAGNYEVTIKLTPRHVKPGNYDFSEEARALSKDVPSEFELGMGTRKALHLDMPFAYPARWTLDKGALTEAEAKKLAENPVVDLDEKEKTITLSVGAIVYATGWKPYDVTKLSNLGAGMVPNVVSNMQFERLSAPCGPTNGKIVRPTDGAAPKRIAFVQCAGSRDENHLNYCSYICCMASLKQAAYIREQYPEASVVIYYIDLRTPGRYDTFKDRILADPKIKPVKGKVAKIEASGQNVKVTVEDAVTGIKGEDVFDLVVLATGMQPSLSGERLPAGIQVDADGFLVGGEDKGIFAAGCAKLPLDVMKSAQSATGAALQAIQTVKGR
- the aprA gene encoding adenylyl-sulfate reductase subunit alpha, with protein sequence MPKIPVKIAPQGVPVGDPEIIEKDVDILMVGGGMGTCGAAFEAVRWADKYAPDLKIMLVDKASLERSGAVAQGLSAINTYLGKNAPDDYVRMVRTDLMGLVREDLIYDLGRHVDDSVHLFEEWGLPCWIKEGDHNLDGSQAVKKGKSLRNGDEPVRSGRWQIMINGESYKCIVAEAAKNALGQDRYMERVFIVKLLLDANQPNRIAGAVGFSTRENKVYVFKANTILVACGGAVNVYRPRSTGEGMGRAWYPVWNAGSTYTMCAEVGAEMTMMENRFVPARFKDGYGPVGAWFLLFKAKATNYKGEDYCATNRAMLKPYEERGYAQGHIIPTCLRNHMMLREMREGRGPIFMDTATALQTTFAKLTPEQQKHLESEAWEDFLDMCVGQANLWACMNIEPEKSGSEIMPTEPYLLGSHSGCCGIWVSGPDESWVPEDYKVKADDGKVYNRMTTVNGLFTCADGVGASGHKFSSGSHAEGRICGKQMVRWCLNHKDYKPALKKSAAELAKEIYAPVENYKAGVAASTDPIVNPNYITPKNFMMRLIKCSDEYGGGVGTLYVTSASLLEHGFKLLDMLEEDSKKLAARDLHELMRCWEQFHRLWTVRLHMQHIHFRQESRYPGFFYRGDFMGLDDSKWKCFVNSKYDPEKGETKLFKKPYWQVIPNPMHP
- the aprB gene encoding adenylyl-sulfate reductase subunit beta — encoded protein: MPTYVDPSKCDGCKGGEKTACMYICPNDLMILDPEEMKAFNQEPEACWECYSCVKICPQGAIGARPYGDFAPMGGTSIPMRGAEDIMWTVKFRNGNVKRFKFPIRTTPEGSIKPYDGKPEPGDIDSELLFTETSLPTPKEVLNKKFEVTDVDATQCWFDLPCEGGNRA